A window of the Desulforapulum autotrophicum HRM2 genome harbors these coding sequences:
- a CDS encoding (Fe-S)-binding protein, whose amino-acid sequence MMYKKKKVTLFIQCLVDTLYPEVAEAMVSVLEDLGLELDCPTEQTCCGQPAFNAGHQSEARSAAKKFIELFEDAEVIVSPSGSCVNMVKNHYPDLFSADSSMLERARAVAAKTFEFTEFLVDILKVENLDARFPAKVTYHDSCHLNHCLGIHLQPRKLLANIRELEFIEMKDSDKCCGFGGTFAVKYADISSAMLEEKVQNIVDSGATVVTGCDMSCLMNIQGMLSRTKAQVKVMHIAQLLSAK is encoded by the coding sequence ATGATGTACAAGAAAAAAAAAGTAACTCTTTTTATCCAGTGTCTTGTCGACACCCTCTACCCTGAAGTGGCAGAGGCAATGGTCTCGGTGCTGGAAGACCTGGGCCTGGAACTTGACTGTCCCACAGAACAGACCTGCTGCGGCCAGCCGGCCTTTAACGCAGGCCACCAAAGCGAGGCCCGCTCTGCCGCAAAGAAATTTATTGAACTTTTTGAAGATGCCGAAGTTATTGTGTCACCATCGGGATCCTGCGTCAACATGGTGAAAAACCACTATCCTGATCTTTTCAGTGCGGATTCTTCCATGCTGGAACGTGCCCGGGCCGTTGCTGCAAAAACATTTGAGTTTACAGAATTCCTGGTGGATATCCTCAAGGTTGAAAACCTTGATGCACGATTTCCAGCCAAGGTCACCTACCATGATTCCTGTCACCTTAATCACTGTCTTGGCATCCACCTTCAGCCCCGTAAATTATTGGCTAACATCCGGGAACTTGAATTTATTGAGATGAAGGATTCGGATAAATGCTGTGGGTTTGGTGGTACCTTTGCCGTGAAATATGCTGATATCTCTTCGGCCATGCTCGAGGAAAAGGTTCAAAATATCGTTGATTCGGGTGCCACTGTGGTCACTGGCTGTGATATGAGCTGCCTGATGAACATCCAGGGTATGCTGAGCCGGACGAAGGCTCAGGTCAAGGTGATGCACATCGCCCAACTTCTTTCGGCAAAATAA
- a CDS encoding TRAP transporter large permease, with product MSPELTVFLMFVSLLAGIFLGFPTAFVLGGVSVLFGGSLMGADIYGLFIARLFGLMKNYTLLAVPLFLFMGVFMEKSGMAERLFNAMHLLWGRMRGGLGISTIAISAVFAAATGVVGASEITIGLMALPIMLEKKYNKSMACGSICAGGTLGILIPPSVMIIVYGPIANISVGKLFLGTLVPGLLLTLLYMLYIGIRCYLNPQDGPPIPLAESQVTLKEKMMIMLTSVIPPGLIIFSVLGSIFFGIAAVTEAAAVGAFASILLAAGYGRLNMGVIREACTQTMSITCMIMMIAIGATFFSTVFVTLGGDEVITRLFLNLPMGKWGILAAIMLLLVLCGMFIDWMGILFIIVPLITPIAAELGFDPIWFAVLVMVNLQISFLTPPFAYSIFYLKGITPPEVQTTDIYRGVMPFVGLQVLTIFLCVLIPEIITWLPSHFIN from the coding sequence ATGAGTCCTGAATTAACCGTTTTTCTGATGTTTGTGTCCCTTTTAGCCGGGATTTTCCTGGGATTTCCAACCGCCTTTGTACTGGGGGGGGTGTCGGTTCTTTTTGGCGGCAGTTTAATGGGGGCTGATATTTACGGGCTTTTCATTGCCCGGCTCTTCGGCCTTATGAAAAATTACACCCTCCTTGCTGTTCCCCTTTTTCTGTTCATGGGGGTATTCATGGAGAAATCAGGCATGGCTGAACGGCTTTTCAACGCCATGCATCTACTCTGGGGTCGCATGAGGGGGGGGTTGGGTATTTCAACGATTGCCATCTCTGCCGTCTTTGCTGCGGCCACCGGAGTGGTGGGCGCCTCTGAAATAACCATTGGTCTCATGGCGTTGCCCATCATGCTGGAAAAAAAATATAACAAGTCCATGGCCTGCGGATCCATCTGCGCCGGCGGAACATTGGGGATTCTCATTCCCCCCAGTGTAATGATCATCGTCTATGGGCCCATTGCTAATATATCCGTCGGGAAGCTCTTCCTGGGAACCCTGGTGCCGGGCCTGCTGCTTACACTGCTCTATATGCTTTATATCGGTATACGATGTTACCTCAATCCCCAGGACGGTCCCCCCATACCCCTGGCAGAAAGCCAGGTAACCCTGAAGGAAAAAATGATGATCATGCTGACCTCGGTGATTCCTCCGGGGCTGATCATCTTTTCCGTACTGGGCAGCATCTTTTTTGGCATTGCAGCCGTAACAGAAGCCGCAGCCGTAGGTGCCTTTGCCAGCATCCTGCTTGCAGCAGGATATGGGCGCCTTAATATGGGTGTCATCCGGGAAGCCTGCACGCAGACCATGAGCATTACCTGCATGATCATGATGATCGCCATTGGTGCCACTTTCTTTTCCACGGTATTTGTCACCCTTGGGGGGGATGAAGTGATCACCAGGTTGTTTTTGAATCTTCCCATGGGTAAATGGGGAATCCTGGCAGCCATTATGTTGCTCCTGGTATTGTGCGGCATGTTCATTGACTGGATGGGTATTCTTTTTATTATCGTGCCCTTGATCACCCCCATTGCGGCAGAACTGGGATTTGATCCGATCTGGTTTGCAGTCCTGGTCATGGTGAATCTCCAGATCTCGTTTCTCACGCCGCCCTTTGCCTATTCTATATTTTATCTTAAGGGAATCACCCCGCCCGAGGTACAGACAACGGATATCTACCGCGGAGTTATGCCCTTTGTGGGGCTGCAGGTGTTGACTATTTTTCTCTGTGTTTTAATTCCTGAGATTATCACCTGGCTGCCGTCGCACTTTATCAACTAA
- the dctP gene encoding TRAP transporter substrate-binding protein DctP: protein MKLRTSIFVVTTFFLLTMAGSALGADKIVWKMASSWPKGTVLQEIADDFAARITTMSNGRLTIKSYPAGVLMGALEVTDAARMGTIDAAHSSPTYSVGQLPAAPLFGYIPFGMETIPYLTWMYEGEGKALFSKLYEKFDFGYVAPCGIIPSEDLAWSNKPITTMEDFKGLKFRTSGYWGEILSAAGASVMMLPAGEVYEALQRNVLDAGEFSIPSIDKDLAFYEIADYLLVPGIHQTSTFLDIKINKRSWNKLSEDLKEIVRVASEASTMRLLTRCISRDVPALEFFREKGVKIQYLDPKIQKELSIKAEALMAQKAATDPFFKEVWESQKKFRTEYDSYKKLMTPSY from the coding sequence ATGAAACTTAGAACTTCGATTTTTGTTGTAACAACGTTTTTTCTGCTCACCATGGCCGGAAGTGCCCTGGGTGCGGACAAGATTGTCTGGAAAATGGCCAGTTCCTGGCCAAAGGGGACGGTCCTTCAGGAAATTGCCGACGATTTTGCAGCACGGATCACAACAATGAGCAACGGCCGACTTACCATCAAAAGTTATCCTGCAGGCGTTCTCATGGGCGCCCTGGAGGTGACTGACGCGGCGCGCATGGGGACCATCGACGCAGCCCACAGTTCTCCCACTTACTCGGTTGGACAGCTTCCGGCAGCCCCTCTTTTTGGATATATTCCCTTTGGCATGGAAACCATTCCCTATTTGACCTGGATGTATGAAGGTGAAGGTAAGGCCCTCTTCAGCAAACTCTACGAAAAATTTGACTTTGGCTATGTGGCTCCCTGCGGCATTATTCCCAGCGAGGACCTGGCGTGGTCCAACAAGCCCATCACCACCATGGAAGACTTTAAAGGGCTTAAATTCAGGACATCCGGGTACTGGGGCGAGATTCTCAGCGCCGCTGGCGCATCGGTGATGATGCTTCCTGCCGGTGAAGTGTATGAAGCCCTCCAGAGAAATGTGCTTGATGCAGGTGAGTTCAGCATTCCCAGTATTGATAAGGATCTGGCCTTTTATGAAATTGCCGATTACCTTCTGGTTCCCGGCATTCACCAGACCAGTACCTTCCTTGACATCAAAATAAATAAGCGCTCGTGGAACAAGCTTTCCGAAGATCTCAAGGAAATTGTCCGGGTTGCCAGCGAAGCTTCCACCATGCGGCTTTTAACCCGGTGCATCAGCAGGGATGTGCCTGCCCTGGAGTTCTTCAGGGAAAAAGGGGTGAAGATCCAGTATCTTGATCCCAAAATCCAGAAGGAATTGTCAATCAAAGCCGAAGCGCTTATGGCGCAGAAAGCTGCCACGGATCCCTTTTTTAAAGAGGTGTGGGAGTCCCAGAAAAAATTCAGAACCGAGTATGACAGCTATAAGAAGCTGATGACCCCATCCTATTGA
- a CDS encoding GSU2203 family decaheme c-type cytochrome → MKNHLFSACYTCIVFIVLCFAGCVSKHLSQESATIPVIADANYIGDAACFDCHCEMQKNFKKTIHGRIADFEVVKSKKGCESCHGQGSRHAESEDPADIIVFSNISKAQAAAVCLKCHTSGSLMEWPGSNHALNDLACTDCHQAHSPKNSLLAQPPPDLCYTCHQRIRAKTFYPSHHPIREGKMACNDCHQPHGGTGAHLKTAERANDLCLDCHAAKQGPFVFEHPPVLEDCSICHDAHGTIANNLLIQNEPFLCLQCHQFHFHPGKIASEEEGTDVYGRVTTSCTEGMTMSYTTKCTQCHSRIHGSDLPSQSVSGQGKALTR, encoded by the coding sequence ATGAAAAACCATTTATTTTCAGCATGTTACACCTGTATTGTATTTATTGTTTTGTGTTTCGCCGGGTGCGTTTCAAAACATCTATCGCAGGAATCCGCCACGATCCCTGTCATTGCCGATGCGAATTATATTGGCGATGCAGCCTGTTTTGACTGCCATTGCGAAATGCAGAAAAATTTTAAAAAAACCATCCACGGACGAATTGCAGACTTTGAGGTGGTCAAGTCAAAAAAGGGTTGCGAATCCTGCCATGGACAGGGTAGTCGTCATGCAGAGAGCGAAGATCCGGCTGATATCATCGTTTTTAGCAACATCTCAAAAGCACAGGCTGCTGCTGTATGTCTGAAATGCCATACATCCGGTTCACTCATGGAATGGCCGGGCAGCAACCATGCACTGAACGATCTGGCCTGTACCGACTGCCACCAGGCACATTCTCCAAAAAACAGCCTTCTGGCCCAGCCACCTCCAGATCTTTGTTACACCTGCCATCAACGTATCCGTGCCAAAACCTTCTATCCATCCCACCACCCCATTCGAGAGGGAAAAATGGCATGCAATGACTGCCACCAACCCCATGGGGGAACAGGTGCCCATCTGAAAACAGCGGAAAGAGCAAACGACCTTTGTCTGGACTGCCATGCCGCAAAACAAGGCCCGTTTGTTTTTGAACATCCCCCGGTTCTGGAGGACTGCAGCATCTGTCATGATGCCCACGGGACCATTGCAAACAATCTTTTGATACAAAACGAACCGTTTCTCTGCCTGCAATGCCACCAGTTTCACTTTCATCCCGGAAAAATCGCCAGTGAAGAAGAAGGAACAGATGTATACGGCCGGGTCACCACTTCCTGCACGGAAGGGATGACCATGTCCTACACAACCAAATGTACCCAGTGCCACTCAAGGATCCATGGGTCGGATTTGCCCTCTCAGTCTGTTTCCGGCCAGGGAAAAGCGCTGACACGATAG
- a CDS encoding TRAP transporter small permease subunit, translating into MKQIQAVIKGIDAVSEITGKVMIWLVVVLTVIIGYEIFSRYFLNAPTRWAFDLSYMIGGTFFLMGEAWTLRKQQHVRIDIFYNRFSPRGRAVIDIFFYLIFFFPLWAGLFWALIPYVQFSWELGERSMQGYWRPIIYPFKTVMPIGVFLLLLQGVAEFLRSAVIAFGGEEIQ; encoded by the coding sequence ATGAAACAGATACAGGCTGTAATAAAAGGTATAGATGCGGTCAGTGAAATCACGGGAAAGGTGATGATTTGGCTTGTGGTGGTTCTGACTGTAATTATCGGTTATGAAATTTTCTCCCGCTATTTTTTAAATGCACCCACCAGGTGGGCCTTTGACTTGAGCTATATGATCGGAGGTACTTTTTTCCTCATGGGAGAAGCGTGGACCTTAAGGAAACAGCAGCATGTGAGAATCGATATCTTTTATAACCGTTTTTCCCCCCGTGGAAGGGCCGTCATCGATATCTTTTTTTACCTTATTTTCTTTTTTCCCCTGTGGGCAGGGCTGTTCTGGGCGTTGATTCCCTATGTGCAGTTCTCCTGGGAACTTGGCGAGCGATCCATGCAGGGGTACTGGCGACCCATTATTTACCCATTTAAAACAGTGATGCCCATTGGGGTCTTCCTTCTGCTGCTCCAGGGGGTTGCCGAGTTTTTGAGGAGTGCAGTTATCGCCTTTGGGGGAGAAGAAATCCAATGA